The sequence below is a genomic window from Mobula hypostoma chromosome X1, sMobHyp1.1, whole genome shotgun sequence.
cctccaacctgatggcatgaacattgacttctctaacttccgctaggccccacctccccctcgtaccccatctgttactcatttttatgcacacattgtttctctcactctcctttttctccctctgtccctctgaatatacctcttgcccatcctctgggtcacccccccccccgtctttctccctaggcctcctgtcccatgatcctctcgtatccccttttgcctatcacctgtccagctctcggctctatccctccccctcctgtcttctcctatcattttgcatctccccctccccctccagctttcaaatcccttactcactcttcctttagttagaaCTTCCttcagtctcggcctgaaatgtcgactgcgcctcttcctatagatgctgcctggcctgctgcgttcaccagcaactttgatgtatgttgcttgctTCTCTACTAGTTGAGCAGGTATTTTTCGTAAACAGGAATCGTGAAGAAGGGAAGCATAAGTTGGATTGCCTATCCGTTGTCTGTGATGGAGGAAGGTTTACTAAATGTCCCACTGACCTGAGATGACTCCCATGAAGACTTGATGGGGGAAATGTGCAGCTACAAAGACTCTGGATGCACAGACACAGACCTGAACCACCCAGAAGACGCTCCACAGAAAAGCACGGAGACACCTGAAACAATAACGGCAGTGACAAGAACATAAACAAAATGCCATGGAAGCCCttcagtctgctccatcattcaatatgaGCATGTCTGTCCTGATTTTAGCCTCGCCTCCATAGCCCTTGCCTCCCTGTAGACCAAAATATGTCCATTTCAGCCTTgactatactcaatgacttgtcctctgCAATTTTAAGAAGATTTGTGACcttcttactttttttttgtttaaggtGAATGGGAATGTATGGGGAGACTGAGATTCACTTGGCCTTTTCCAGAGGCTGAAACTGCTAGCTGAATACTGGATCCAACAAGGGAAGTTAGAGGAGGAcattattatcactctcaaaaGTAGTTTTTCCTTCTCGTTCTGtctttaaaatataatttattttctctgcTAATTATTTTGCTGATTTTTGTGGGACTTACCAATGCTCTCTGTCTCTTGCATTGATAGTGTCATAAATACATCAAGTTCTGGATGGAATAACTAACTGCTTATTCACATTCACTCTCTCTGCAGCATTTGCTGCCGTCAAAGATATAATGAATGTTGAACTTATCCACACCTTTTAATATGCCTTTAATATCTCATTGCTTTTGGGCTCTGAGGTTTCTTTCCTCCAGTACAGTTGTTCCCAGCTTCCTTTATACCGAAAGATGAAGCTTAGCTGGCCTCAAATTTATCAGCATTAGAAAGCATCAGTATTTCATAGACTCACCAGCTTCTGAAACAATGTTGGTTTTTCCGAAACGTGCTGGTCACTATCGCTGTCACCATCACATAGCAAACCCCAGCTGAACCCATGGTGTGGCCTGAGGGACTTCCTGAAATGTACAGTTGTTCAATCAGTTTCACTTTATTGGGAATGCAGAAGAAAATCTAATCACTGGCTTCTTAAAATTCACAGTTTCTATTATATCAGTACCTGGTCCGGTTTCACAGGTAATTGAGTATTGCTCCAACACAGGAACAGACAAATTGCCATAGTACGAAGTTTCATGAACCCACCAGTAAGGTCTCTGACCAAATAATATCCtgcaaaggaaaagaaaaaatatgTTGGAAAGAGTATATACTCATGGATTTCAGGTAATTCAGGATTTTAACCAAAATATTtatagactgatgcaaaacatgtGAGAACATAATGTCATCAGACATTTGCTAAACATTTACATTAGGGAATCTTGGAAACAGTAAtaagaaaaagtttttttttaaaaggacatTGACCAACAAGCTGACCTTAGTAGTTGGATCTATTATTAAATTTAGATGCCAAGAACCTTCTGTTTACGAAGAGTGAGGCTATCTTGGAATGTTACCTTTGTCTTGTTAATCACTGATCCCTGCCAATTCATCTAGAAAAAACATTTTGCAGCAAAATGAATCCATGTCTTGCACACGATTTATAAAACGTTACTAATTAGACAAGTAAAACATACTAAAATGGTGTAACCCTTATCTGAAATGGTTGGGGCTGGAAGTGTTATGGAATTtggatttttttcagattttggaatatataatgagatagtttgggaccactgttatttctgactctgaatttatgtgctactggtaagcaaTCTTTGTTTTaaacttgttcatcacacatatgtactgatgCAGCTGCTCATCGTGTTAGATTTTTATCAGCgatgatcttggcaaactcatcaatgaatttttccactgcttcatgatcagcagaagctttatcaccacaaatcttttaaaaaattaatgccgcgccttttcttaaatttctgcaaccagcctgctggtTACTTTTACTCACAATTACTTTAAATTTTCAGTTcgtcgtgatagatctttgcttgttttatGATCAGCATACTGATAAACGATGTCTAATCCACTCTTTCAAGACGTAATCGAGGTTTTCACTTTTTGCTTTATGCAATGGTTTCTCTGTTTTTCATTTACTTCTACttattacatatgtgaggtcacttcttaCTGGGAACATTCCCAGCGCCTTGTGGAactttccatttgtgacatcatgtgaGCGCTCAAAAAGTTTCAGATTTTgaaggtttttggattttggaattttggataaggggtacacAACTTGTATCAGAAACCTGATGGATCACTTCCAGACTGTAACAGCAAGGTAACACTTTCACGTCACATCAATGCTATAGTGTTAATCCAACCTAATGCCAGTATTAGCAGTGTTCACTGCTTTTGATCTAGCAGTGAATCATAGGAATATTGGGACTTCCTTGACTTTGGAGTCAGGTTTGGTTttatgcagcaggtcaggcacatctATGGGAAATAAAAGAGATCTCTGTTtctcatagatgcagcctggcttgctaaatatttccagcattttctgttgtcgTATTAGATTTCCAGGATCAACAATTTTTTTCCACAGGACTGGTCTTAGAGCAAAAGTTAGAGAATTTGGTAATGTAAATACAACTGTTAATGCCTAATTGAATTAGAATCATAATcctgtttatcatcactgacatagaGTATATTGTGAAACTTGTTCTGCAgcacagtatagtgcaatacgtagaaagctataaattacaataagaaatataaattaaatgCTGTAAGTAGTGTGaatagagagcaaaaatagtgaggtaatagtCATGTTGAATTGTATCTTATTCAAATATATGTACAGTTCCAGGATGGCGAAAGCAAGGCAGTTTCTACAATCTGCAAAAGTCTACGTGAAGAACCATGACTGACTTTGCAGGGCATTTTACTGACATCAATTTCTGCCCAAGCATCTGCTCAACCTGTGCCATATCATTCCCTgttcaacatacactcagtggcctctttattaggtacatctgtacacctgctcattaatgcaaatatctaatcagccaatcaggtggcagttgaggctttgtaaggtattgatcagacccacttggagtattctgagcaggtaTGGGCCACTCAtctaagaaaaaaatgtgctgatattggagagagtccagaggaagttcaagagaatgatcccaggaatgaaagggttaatatatgaggtgtGTTTTatggttctgagcctgtacttgctggagtttagaagaaagaggaaggatctcattgaaacctatcaaatgttgaaagccctagacagaggatatttccaatagtagggggaatctaggaccagagggcacagcctcagaatagaggcacatccatttagaaaagagatgaggaggaatttcttcaactagagggtggtgaatctgtggaattcattgccacaggtggctgtagggGCCCAgtcattgaatagatttaaaacagatgttgatagattcacgattagtcagagcatcaaagattatggggaaaaagTAAGAGAATagcgttgagagggataatacatcagccatgatggaatgatggagcaggcttgatgggctgagtggcctaattctgctcctatgtcttatggtctaactcaatgcataaaaccatgcaaatatggccaagaggttcagatcagacatcagaatggggaagaaatgtgacctaagtgactttgaccatggaatgacttgTGGCGCTAgacaggtggtttgagtatctcagaaactgctggcctCCTgacattttcacacataacaatctctggagtttacagagaatggtgcgaaaaacaaaaaaaaaaatccagtgaacggcagttctgtgggcgaaaacatcttgttaatgagagaggtcagagaagaatggccagactggttcaatctgacaggagggtgtcagtaactcaaataatgaaacattacaacaatggtgtgcagaagagcatctctgaatgcacaacacatggaACCTTGAAgagggtgggctacagcagcagaagaccacgaacatacacacagtggacgcttcattaggtacaggggaTCGAATGGCTGGCAGAATGAGCTGAGGGATAATCTGtggtggaggaaggaagggagacaGTCCAGAGCAGAATGTCATAACCATCCCACGTTCTAAGTGAACAATTCAACTAGCTGTGCAGAATGATGTGTGAGATGTTTGTAGAGGCGATCACTGAAATCTGGGTAGCATTGAACTACCTTTAATTATCACAGGTTAACTGGGGCTAGCCATACATAATATGGACACCCCAGCTGGATTATCCAAGCATGATTATTACAGACAGGATACTCTGTTCAATGCACCAACTAATTGGTGCAATGTACTTACTAGGCCGGGGTTAATCTTGCACACGCAGAAACAGCACCTGCATTTGAGTTTACCACCCTAAATTTTtacaagcagattttttttttaaccacttaACTTACCATTTAAAGATGAGGTTGAGCCAGTCTCCGATGACGGCCACCCAGATGAGTTTGATGCCCACTGCCTCGTACAGGTGGAACCAGATGGGGAAGAAAACGTAGAAAGTGTTTCTCAGGTCGGCAGCGACAGAGATGAAAGTGAACCAGCTCTGGGAGTCCCTGTAGTTCACTTGGAGATACTGCACCATCTCCACGCCAGAGCTGTGGAGCAGGTCCATGCCAGCCTCCATTCTCTGCAGCTTTGGAAACACTGTTTCTCTTGCACTCTGTCCAAGATGATCTTTCCTCCGCTGTGCTGTGTGGGACTGTTATATAGAGAAGCAGAGAGCAGCATAATACGCAAACAGTGATCTTTGGACCCAAAGGCTAGACGCACAGAATCAACGGACAAAGCAAGAGCATGTCAGGCTGACGCAAGCATGTTTGGATACTTCTTGTTTGAAAAACACCCaagttattgaatttattgattGAGCTAATAAACAACAAGAGAGAAAGGAACTAAGTGTTCTTGACATTATCACAATGTATAATGTAATAGGAGATGTAACAAAAaggtttaatttttttaaataacaaTGAATATAATGATTAATATAGTTTTTAAACTGAAGAA
It includes:
- the LOC134340546 gene encoding glucose-6-phosphatase catalytic subunit 1-like is translated as MEAGMDLLHSSGVEMVQYLQVNYRDSQSWFTFISVAADLRNTFYVFFPIWFHLYEAVGIKLIWVAVIGDWLNLIFKWILFGQRPYWWVHETSYYGNLSVPVLEQYSITCETGPGSPSGHTMGSAGVCYVMVTAIVTSTFRKNQHCFRSWCLRAFLWSVFWVVQVCVCASRVFVAAHFPHQVFMGVISGVAVAEAFGRINAIYNASLKKYLQITLFLFSFALGFYLLLKMLGVDLLWSVEKAQRWCARGEWIHIDTTPFAGLVRNMGALFGLGLALNSPIYIESSKGKRGQQLCFRISCVVASLIVLHLFDSVKPPAQKELLFYFLSFCKSAAVPLAAVAIIPFSVSQVMNQQEKKVL